The Peribacillus simplex genome contains the following window.
TTCGATCTGGATTTTTGCTACTATTTTACCTAGATTCGATCTCCTTGAATTCCGAACCATCAGAGTCAATTGGATTACTTTGAGGATCTTGACATTTTGCTGCGCCTTTCTTATATCGCTTCAAAAGTAGTATATTGATGACTGGTCTTTCGGCTTGGACTAAACAACCTTTTTTTAAATTACTTGAATTATTTTTTGAAGGTTTTACAAATCCATGTCCATTTCTTTAAAGGCTGAATATGATACAGTTGAGGTGATAACTATGAAATATAGACAAATAAGGGATTACATAAGCTTAATTCCTTCATGCTACAAAACATCTGAACTAATCGAAGAATGTCCGGATACAGGGTCAAGTCAAGCAACTTACCCATTTTTCAAATGTTCACTTCCTATTAATATTGTTTTTTCAGAAGCATTAAATAATGGTTATTATGTTAGATGGGGGCAAATTGATGTTGACGATATTATTTGTTGTACCGTAACTGGGACGGATCAAGAGCCCCTCTCATTCTTAAGACAAGAAATAAACACCGTTATTTCCCCATTTTCTTCAAATCAAATTAAACTTCTTTCATTTCCTGAATCGTGTAAAGTTTCCACAAGAAGGAAAATATCATGAAATCAATAAGAGTTCTGATGGTGTTAGATACGATGGATGTAAGTGGAACGGAAACGCATGTTTTGAGTCTTGTGAAGGAATTACAGTCTAGAGGAATTTATACAGCAGTTGTTACAGGAAACGGGAGGATGATAAGTCGATTACGAGAAACGGGATGTAAAATTCATCAAATGAATTTTCCTGAAACATTAACAATCAATTCCGAGGCAGAATCTCTATTATTAAACAGTTTGGTAGATTTGTTACGAAAAGAACAGATTTCACTAGTGCATGGTCACCAGATTACATCGGGCAACATCGCTGCCAAGGCTGCGAAACTCTCAAACATTCCGTTCATATTCACTCTTCACGGGACATACTTCCCTGAATCCGATATAAAAAGTGTCTTACGGATTACAGATGCCGCAGTTGCGGTTAGTGAACCGGTAAAAAAACATATTCAGCCATTTTTCCCTAAGAATATTTCAATAATTGCAAATGGTATTGATACAACCGATTTTTCCCCTTCCCCTTCATTGGAATTAAGGGAAAAAATGAATATTCCTCCGAAAGCTAAAGTAATTCTATACTGCAGCAGGATAACTCGACATAAAGCAAGAATCTGCATGCTTTTAATCAAAGCCTGCAGGGATTTGAAATTAAAGGATATTCCCAACCTTCATGTGATCATCGTAGGCAACGGAAGCCAACTAAAGGATATTAAGAATATGGCAGCAAGTATCCATTCTTCGTGTAAGGAAGAGTTCATTCATTTCACCGGGGAACAACAAAATGTGAAGGACTATTATGCGCTTGCAGACTATGTTGTTGGTACTGGCAGGGTTGCTTTGGAAGCAATGGCATGCGAGAGACCCGTTATTTCGTGTGGAAATCTCGGATACTTTGGGGAAGTGAATAGTAATAACTTTCAACAAGCGTGGGAATGCTACTTTGGGGATCATGCTGCAAAACAGGCCAGCAGCCAGGCCATTATTTATCGGGACTTACGAAACCTCCATCAATCAAGTATTGGGGTTCAAACAGGCAGAGAGTTAAGAAAATTGGTATTGGAACATTTCGATAGTAAAAAAAATATATTACCGCTTATTGAATTATATGAAAGCACAATTCAATCATTTGAACAGCAGCAGGCCATCAATTAATGGTTCTGCTGCTGTTTTGAAATATAAAACTCTCACAATGATAAAGATGGTCTTGGATAGGGGTGCTCTTGATTCTTTGCTAGGAGAATAAAACTACATAGATATTGGAGGCATAAGTCTCTCGATTTTTAAGATAACTTAAAAGCGTATACTTAATAGACACAGCTATGGGGCTGGGAACTGATTAAGTCTATAAATAGGATCTAGTTTTCATTGAATGACTTTAATGACTTTTCTCGTAGGTATTTATGTACCTACGAGTTTTCATAGTAGGTAACTGAATTTCCTTTTGTATACATCAACCTCTGCCTAACTCGGGAATTAGGAAACATTCTGCTGTTGTTGTTCGATATGATCAACTTTTCTTGCTGTGGACATCTTATTGATGGTAAAAAGAATTCCTGAAAGCCATATAATCACGATGCCTGTATAGATATATATATGGGCTTCAATCGGAATCCATGCGGCTAATAGGGTTCGTACATTGATTAAGATAATGAAACCACCTACTAAAACACCCATTAATTGAGCAGGTAGCATTCTGACGAGCCAGGCTGCAATTGGTGCCGCAACCACTCCGCCAATAATCAACGCGGCCACCCAAAGCCAATTGACCGCTTCCCATCCAAGAGAAAGGATAAAACCAAGACTTCCGAAGAAAGCGATGGCAAATTCACTCGTATCTACAGTTCCTACGGCTTTTCTCGCAGTCATCCCTTTTTTTGACAATAAAACAGGCGTTGCAATCGGGCCCCATCCACCTCCGCCAGTTGCATCACAAAAGCCGGCAAAAAGACCCAACGGAATGGATTGTTTTGCGGTTAATGGGTTTACCGTTTCGTTTTCCTTTGACGGTTTAAAAATAAATAAAAAGCGGAATAAAACGTACACACCAAGGCCAAATAAAAATATGGCAATATACGGTTTAGCTAATTCGGCAGGAAGGTTGCTCAGGAAACATGCACCAACAAATGCGCCCACCGAACCTGGAATGATCAAGCGATAGACCATATTTTTATCCACGTTCCCAAACTTTATATGTGAAGCTCCGGACACTGCTGTGGTCACTACTTCCGATAAATGAACGGATGCCGATGCTACTGCAGGGGCAATCCCGAATGTCAACAATAAGGAAGTGGAACTCACCCCATACCCCATTCCAAGTGAACCATCTATTAATTGGGCTAAAAACCCGATAAAGGCTAAAACAATTAACTTTTTCATGACCTTCCCCTTTTTCAATAAAATAGAACCTTGATAACATCGACTCGACAGACGGTTACAGTTGCCTGAATAGATCATTCAAATTTCTTTTAAGACACGAAGAGGCACCTAACCAAAATGAAATGACATGTTGGTTAGGTGCCTTCAGTTTTTCTGATCAGCCCAATGATTTACTTATTCAGCTTCTACTGGCAAAAGCCTAGCTAAAAAACGATATCTTTCTTTTAGGGAATATTTATAAACATCCTCTATTGACTCTTTCAACAACTTAGATTTTGCCTCTTTTGAAAATGAACTCTTCTTAATAATCATCCTTGCTTCAAAAAGGTATTCAAGATACTCTTCAAATGACTCATCATATACTTCCCCTAAGTCATTCCGGATTTTTTTTGCCAGTGTAGGACTTGCTCCATTGGTAGAAACACTTATGGAAAGCATGCCTCTATTCAATGTAGCCGGAATATGAAAATTACCCAGCTCATGATTACTAATTACGTTTACTAACTGACTTTGGGATGTATTCTCATAAACTCGTTCATTAACTAATGTAGAGTTTGTTGCAACTATGATTAAAAAGGCATCTTTATAGTCGGTTTCTTCCACTTCTTTTAGTAAAACTCGAACCTTGCCTTCTTTTTCCAATAGTTGAAATCCCTCGCATATCTCAGGGCTTACGACGGTCACTTCAGCACCAGCTTCCAACAAGGGGCCGGCTTTAAAGTAACCTATTTTTCCACCGCCGATAATGACACACTTCTTGTTCGCGATATTAAGCGTAATTGGATACATAAGCTCCCTCTCCACTCACTTCATGAATTCGTTCCGATATTGCATGTTCAATCTTTGGATGATAACCTAAGTAACGGCAAAGTATGATTTTTTGCCTTCCCTTTTTTTGGATCTTTCTCAGCCTATTTTCGATTGACTTCATTAAGATACCAGTAAACAATAGGTAAGGAATGATAAAAACTTGGTTTGGTCGGGATTCCTCAGCAAAATCCAATGCTTCTTCAAAGCTTGGTGTGGCAGCTGTCAAATAACATTCCTGGACCCGGCTTTTTGGAAACCTGTTCCTAAGCAAATCCGCTATTCGGCCTAAATCCCTTTTCACATCGGGATCACTGCTGCCCCTTCCGACCAATAAAACCAAAGAATCCTCAGTAACCCGCTCTTTTGTTTCTTCCAACCGTTCCACTAAAATGTCAACCATTTTATCACTGACACCAATCGGTCTTCCGTATCTCAAGTCAACTGCAGGGAACCGTTTTTTCATTTTGTTCAATATGACTGGTATATCATATTTTGCATGTACAGCAGTCAGCAATAGAACGGGAATAGCGATGATTTTCGTCGCTCCTTTTTGTACACACCGTTCGTAGGCGTCTTCTATCGTTGGAGTTTCCAATTCTAAGAAGCAATACTCCTGAATGGAATTTGGCTGTGCTGCCATACAAACTTTAATAAAGTCAATGGCTTGGGCTGAAGCTTCTTTAACGCGGCTTCCATGGCAAATGTATAAAATGGCTTCCATTAAAATGCCTCATTTGCCAACAATTTTTCGGCTTGTTTTGCTTCAAACCATTTAATTTTTTCACGCAAATTAACGACATCGCCCACGACTATCATGCAAGGGTTCGAAATCTGTTCGTTTTTGGCCGTATCCACTACATTAGCCAAGGTACTGACAGCTGTCCTTTGTGTTTTTAAAGTCCCCCAATGGATGAGAGCTACCGGAGTCTCTGGACTTTTTCCATGCTCCATAAGTTTTCCTTGAATATATGGCAGGTTTTTAACACCCATGTAAATGGCTAATGTATCGATTCCTTTTGCAAGGGCTTCCCACTTGATATTATCCTCTTCATCCTTTTTCCGATGACCGGTGACGATCGCGAAAGATGAAGCGTGGTCCCTATGTGTAACTGGAATTCCTGCATAGGCTGTAGCGGCAATTCCAGCTGTAATTCCTGGTACAATTTCAAAGCTCACTCCACTTGTGGCAAGGGCTTCCGCTTCCTCTCCGCCTCTACCGAAGACGAATGGATCGCCACCTTTCAATCGGGTGACGACTTTTCCCTTTTTTGCATATTTGATCAGGAAACGATTGATAGTATCTTGCTGCAATAAATGGTAATCCGGAAGTTTACCGCAATTAATCAACTCTACATCGGCTTTTGCATAATTTAATAGATCTTTATTGACAAGTCGATCATATAAAATGACATCAGCTTCTTGAATACATTTTAATCCTTTTAATGTAATTAAATCTGGATCTCCGGGACCGGCTCCTACTAGATATACTTTCCCCATTTATGCAACCTGCCTTCCCTTAGAGAATCGTTTCGAATTCCGATAAAATGAAACCAGCTCCATTTTTAATTTTCTTTTTTTCGTATAATGAGATGTCGTCCACCTCAGGCATTTTCAAATAATGCTTTTCCAGCTCGATATCAACAAGTTCAAACGCCTTTTCATCTGAATCGGCAACAATGATGACATGGATTGGCTCTTCCTTGATAGTGACTTCAAATCTGTATAGATTCATGAATTGCTTACCTTCCCCTATTAAACGGCCACTTCGGCCATTATATCATCAAGCTTACTTTGTAACTCTGCTATTCCTACCCTTTCCACAAAATCAAGGAAGGTTTCGGATAGAAGCTTTGTTTCTTTGAAAAATAGGATAAGTTCTTTCAGAACATGATAGAGCTGTTCAGCTTCCACTTTTCCTTTAAGTTTTTCATTGAACTTCCCGCCTTCATTCAGCGTTCCTCCGATGTATATCTCAAAAGCTTCGACCATCTTTTTGTCCTGATTTTTCA
Protein-coding sequences here:
- a CDS encoding sulfite exporter TauE/SafE family protein, translating into MKKLIVLAFIGFLAQLIDGSLGMGYGVSSTSLLLTFGIAPAVASASVHLSEVVTTAVSGASHIKFGNVDKNMVYRLIIPGSVGAFVGACFLSNLPAELAKPYIAIFLFGLGVYVLFRFLFIFKPSKENETVNPLTAKQSIPLGLFAGFCDATGGGGWGPIATPVLLSKKGMTARKAVGTVDTSEFAIAFFGSLGFILSLGWEAVNWLWVAALIIGGVVAAPIAAWLVRMLPAQLMGVLVGGFIILINVRTLLAAWIPIEAHIYIYTGIVIIWLSGILFTINKMSTARKVDHIEQQQQNVS
- the cobA gene encoding uroporphyrinogen-III C-methyltransferase, coding for MGKVYLVGAGPGDPDLITLKGLKCIQEADVILYDRLVNKDLLNYAKADVELINCGKLPDYHLLQQDTINRFLIKYAKKGKVVTRLKGGDPFVFGRGGEEAEALATSGVSFEIVPGITAGIAATAYAGIPVTHRDHASSFAIVTGHRKKDEEDNIKWEALAKGIDTLAIYMGVKNLPYIQGKLMEHGKSPETPVALIHWGTLKTQRTAVSTLANVVDTAKNEQISNPCMIVVGDVVNLREKIKWFEAKQAEKLLANEAF
- a CDS encoding glycosyltransferase, coding for MKSIRVLMVLDTMDVSGTETHVLSLVKELQSRGIYTAVVTGNGRMISRLRETGCKIHQMNFPETLTINSEAESLLLNSLVDLLRKEQISLVHGHQITSGNIAAKAAKLSNIPFIFTLHGTYFPESDIKSVLRITDAAVAVSEPVKKHIQPFFPKNISIIANGIDTTDFSPSPSLELREKMNIPPKAKVILYCSRITRHKARICMLLIKACRDLKLKDIPNLHVIIVGNGSQLKDIKNMAASIHSSCKEEFIHFTGEQQNVKDYYALADYVVGTGRVALEAMACERPVISCGNLGYFGEVNSNNFQQAWECYFGDHAAKQASSQAIIYRDLRNLHQSSIGVQTGRELRKLVLEHFDSKKNILPLIELYESTIQSFEQQQAIN
- a CDS encoding sirohydrochlorin chelatase; translated protein: MEAILYICHGSRVKEASAQAIDFIKVCMAAQPNSIQEYCFLELETPTIEDAYERCVQKGATKIIAIPVLLLTAVHAKYDIPVILNKMKKRFPAVDLRYGRPIGVSDKMVDILVERLEETKERVTEDSLVLLVGRGSSDPDVKRDLGRIADLLRNRFPKSRVQECYLTAATPSFEEALDFAEESRPNQVFIIPYLLFTGILMKSIENRLRKIQKKGRQKIILCRYLGYHPKIEHAISERIHEVSGEGAYVSNYA
- a CDS encoding DUF3906 family protein; the encoded protein is MNLYRFEVTIKEEPIHVIIVADSDEKAFELVDIELEKHYLKMPEVDDISLYEKKKIKNGAGFILSEFETIL
- a CDS encoding NAD(P)-binding protein yields the protein MYPITLNIANKKCVIIGGGKIGYFKAGPLLEAGAEVTVVSPEICEGFQLLEKEGKVRVLLKEVEETDYKDAFLIIVATNSTLVNERVYENTSQSQLVNVISNHELGNFHIPATLNRGMLSISVSTNGASPTLAKKIRNDLGEVYDESFEEYLEYLFEARMIIKKSSFSKEAKSKLLKESIEDVYKYSLKERYRFLARLLPVEAE